The following are encoded in a window of Podospora pseudoanserina strain CBS 124.78 chromosome 6, whole genome shotgun sequence genomic DNA:
- a CDS encoding hypothetical protein (EggNog:ENOG503NZF7; COG:S) codes for MELPTATVKSSSSISSKRKDLIPFHSALLFSPLHLCLEIVVGSNTDFIMAPTTDERGVPIPTIEHDDEGFPPSPTLGASSLDLRPAIHSPDVSAKPTCNPTSNPSSPGVGADLTFSKKYLPLRELTLNSRPLVKRAIQFSCDGDLAVAADDSVHVFVPEFPDLTRRRKRIAEGGDPESSDEEETNEQKGKYNPEMFRTQYSEGSKHMPVSFPPLDPRINKELYDAEGMPFPYDKTSAPPKPQGVEKDTNGQEDGRDAGDGDQADGVEGDDDDDWEDDSDDSSVDDDPAGGGARLGSNQPYGAGSGPITSVGSSMNHVVKISWSPSELGVNRRPILGILTGAGTLAMYGDGDMAANVLGSANGYMLQRRELASWLVLWGVGERMMVPGQSPAYSEYIRTFAWAQEIGPGQALLATLNDAMEIAIISVQTVVYVEEVSEKGRAVGGPAEKTVWHVRELVRFKAEGPHLPVSTMDPDYVPCGTSFGLSFGPWLEDDGGRTCVLGYLDRNYVGFRKLRIDKPWTRGQLPKLQVENKDTHGQCVHLTTDGFIEFEQGIFHKGDMIGCRGMISTGWHPVPFEVSLASGALAETAKHKTGVCGTTYNLQHCENPIIDMVVHPPPDPARPTPTPLYTLVRLSATPTTPNWYETNVPSALAADPNSPYFQWARSIQQKLEVLVPADMYQKRAYGADDSDSDEESDDGVLMEDTLEDDEGINYTGEGLTAIDLTTDANVAREVKVVPEVHPHRFRFHGLTLSAGGGASAVLVSAHSTQHPERGGWHTQRSQVLFSYKPRRASGRSLSMYMDDDNLNFSLMSSMSTEGKLFEYLYGGGPDVPGVHYPLSSDPRHAHVAQIFAPVVRNQKCEVCGAAVTQSMRKEDLVGCEKGHFFGICALSGLAVQKPGMTRSCGTCGFKTMRPEILLQKVPEDIKEEVKGVIGRGSCMACSGKFLN; via the exons ATGGAACTGCCGACCGCAACCGTGAAATCAAGCTCGTCCATTTCTTCCAAGCGGAAAGATCTGATTCCCTTTCATTCTGCTCTCCTCTTTTCACCCCTTCATCTCTGTCTTGagattgttgttggttcaaaTACAGACTTCATCATGGCTCCCACAACCGACGAGAGGGGTGTTCCCATTCCGACCATCGAACATGATGACGAAGGtttccctccttctcctaCTTTGGGAGCCTCCTCTCTGGACCTCAGACCAGCTATCCACTCACCGGATGTCTCTGCCAAACCCACCTGCAATCCTACCAGcaacccttcctccccaggaGTTGGTGCAGATCTAACCTTTTCTAAAAAGTATCTTCCCCTTCGGGAGTTGACCCTCAACTCGAGACCCTTGGTCAAGCGAGCCATTCAGTTCTCATGCGATGGCGACCtagctgttgctgctgacgaCTCGGTCCATGTCTTTGTTCCCGAGTTTCCAGATCTCACCAGACGCAGGAAGAGGATcgcagagggaggtgaccCGGAGTCTTCGGATGAAGAGGAAACCAATGAACAGAAAGGCAAGTACAACCCAGAGATGTTTCGGACGCAATACTCTGAGGGTAGCAAACACATGCCCGTCTCTTTTCCGCCACTCGACCCGCGGATCAACAAGGAGCTCTACGATGCTGAAGGGATGCCTTTTCCTTACGACAAGACTTCTGCCCCGCCCAAGCCTCAGGGTGTTGAGAAGGACACAAATGGTCAAGAGGATGGCCGAGATGCCGGGGATGGTGATCAGGCCGACGGTGTCGAGggggacgatgatgacgactgGGAAGATGACTCAGACGATAGCAGTGTTGACGATGACCcagctggcggtggtgccagACTCGGCTCAAATCAGCCATACGGCGCGGGCTCTGGCCCGATCACCAGtgttggcagcagcatgAACCACGTCGTCAAGATCAGCTGGTCGCCGTCCGAGCTCGGGGTCAACAGACGCCCGATCCTCGGCATTCTCACCGGAGCTGGGACGCTCGCCATGTACGGCGACGGTGACATGGCCGCGAACGTGCTCGGCAGCGCCAACGGGTACATGCTGCAGCGCCGTGAGCTCGCGTCCTGGCTGGTTCTTTGGGGCGTGGGCGAGCGGATGATGGTGCCCGGCCAGTCGCCCGCCTACAGCGAGTACATCCGTACGTTCGCCTGGGCGCAGGAAATTGGCCCTGGCCAGGCACTGCTGGCCACGCTGAACGATGCCATGGAGATCGCCATCATCAGCGTACAGACAGTCGTGTATGTGGAAGAGGTTTCGGAGAAGGGAAGGGCGGTAGGTGGTCCTGCCGAGAAGACGGTCTGGCATGTCCGTGAGCTTGTACGCTTCAAGGCGGAGGGGCCCCATCTGCCTGTTTCG ACCATGGATCCAGACTATGTTCCTTGCGGCACCTCCTTTGGTCTGAGCTTTGGTCCCTGgcttgaggatgatggtggacgTACGTGTGTCCTTGGATATCTCGACCGGAACTACGTCGGCTTCCGCAAACTTCGCATCGACAAACCGTGGACCAGAGGCCAGTTGCCCAAGCTTCAGGTTGAGAACAAGGACACCCACGGCCAATGTGTTCATCTGACCACGGACGGGTTTATTGAGTTTGAGCAAGGG ATCTTTCACAAGGGTGATATGATAGGCTGCCGGGGAATGATTTCTACAGGCTGGCATCCTGTTCCGTTTGAGGTTTCCCTTGCCAGTGGAGCCCTGGCTGAAACGGCGAAGCACAAGACGGGCGTCTGCGGAACCACATACAACCTCCAGCATTGCGAGAACCCCATCATTG ATATGGTTGTCCACCCCCCGCCTGACCCGGCCAGACCAACTCCGACCCCTTTGTACACCTTGGTTCGCTTGTCTGCCACGCCTACCACGCCGAACTGGTATGAGACCAACGTCCCTTCTGCTCTCGCCGCGGACCCCAACAGTCCTTACTTTCAGTGGGCTCGCTCAATCCAACAAAAGCTGGAGGTATTGGTCCCAGCCGACATGTACCAGAAGCGTGCCTACGGTGCCGACGACAGCGATTCGGATGAGGAGTCTGACGACGGCGTTCTCATGGAAGATACCCTTGAGGATGACGAAGGCATTAATTACACGGGCGAAGGACTCACGGCTATCGACCTCACCACGGATGCTAATGTCGCCAGGGAGGTCAAGGTTGTCCCCGAGGTCCACCCTCATCGGTTCCGTTTCCATGGTCTTACCTTGTctgctggcggcggcgcctCTGCTGTCTTGGTTTCTGCCCACAGCACGCAGCATCCCGAGCGAGGCGGTTGGCACACGCAGCGCTCGCAGGTCTTGTTCAGCTACAAACCTCGTCGCGCCTCGGGCCGTTCCCTGAGTATGTACAtggacgacgacaacctGAACTTTTCCTTGATGAGTTCCATGAGCACCGAAGGGAAACTGTTTGAGTATCTCTACGGCGGCGGCCCCGACGTGCCAGGCGTGCACTACCCGCTGTCGTCGGATCCCCGACACGCACATGTTGCTCAGATCTTTGCTCCTGTGGTTCGGAACCAAAAGTGCGAGGTTTGCGGGGCGGCCGTCACGCAAAGCatgaggaaggaggaccTGGTTGGGTGCGAGAAGGGACATTTCTTTGGCATTTGTGCTCTGAGCGGGCTTGCTGTGCAGAAGCCGGGTATGACGCGGAGCTGCGGGACATGCGGGTTCAAGACGATGAGGCCGGAGATTTTGTTGCAAAAGGTTCCCGAGGatatcaaggaggaggtcaagggggTTATCGGACGGGGGAGCTGCATGGCTTGCTCGGGCAAGTTTCTCAACTAG
- the GPI8 gene encoding glycosylphosphatidylinositol anchor biosynthesis (EggNog:ENOG503NTZT; MEROPS:MER0002477; COG:O; BUSCO:EOG09262M0W) encodes MKLSSLLLPAFLLAGPSLAEHTSNWAVLVCTSRFWFNYRHLANVLSIYRTVKRLGIPDSQIILMLPDDMACNPRNAFPGTVYSNADRAVDLYGDNIEVDYRGYEVTVENFIRLLTDRVGEEMPRSKRLLTDDRSNILVYMTGHGGNEFLKFQDAEEIGAWDLADAFEQMWEKRRYHEILFMIDTCQANTMYSKLYSPNIIATGSSELDQSSYSHHADNDIGVAVIDRYTYYNLEFLESEVKDTSSKKTVGDLFDSYTYEKIHSHAGVRYDLFKGGAEEARRRLVTDFFGNVQNVEVDSGKGETNASFEEEMVRLSRTIAELHTRAEEQEAAERNATASAAKTGKKQQQPRKIQRVAKPLTDDNWWTKKIVGATALAGCAALWGLGSYLEGVV; translated from the coding sequence atgaagctctcctccctcctcctccccgccttccTCCTGGCCggcccctccctcgccgaaCACACCTCCAACTGGGCTGTCCTAGTCTGCACCTCCCGCTTCTGGTTCAACTACCGCCACCTCGCCAACGTCCTCTCCATCTACCGCACCGTCAAACGCCTCGGCATCCCCGACTCCCAAATCATCCTGATGCTCCCCGACGACATGGCCTGTAACCCGCGCAACGCCTTCCCAGGCACAGTCTACTCCAATGCCGACCGCGCCGTCGACCTCTACGGCGACAACATCGAGGTCGACTACCGCGGCTACGAGGTCACAGTCGAGAActtcatccgcctcctcaccGACCGCGTAGGCGAGGAGATGCCCCGGTCCAAACGTCTCCTCACCGACGACCGCTCCAACATCCTAGTCTACATGACCGGCCACGGGGGCAACGAGTTCCTCAAGTTCCAAGACGCGGAGGAGATTGGCGCCTGGGATCTGGCCGATGCGTTTGAGCAGATGTGGGAGAAGAGACGGTACCACGAGATCCTGTTCATGATCGACACCTGCCAGGCAAACACCATGTACAGCAAGCTCTACTCGcccaacatcatcgccacgGGCAGCTCCGAGCTCGACCAGTCGAGCTACTCCCACCATGCCGACAACGACATCGGGGTCGCCGTCATTGACCGGTATACATACTACAACCTTGAGTTCCTCGAGtccgaggtcaaggacaCGTCGAGCAAGAAGACGGTCGGCGACCTCTTTGACAGTTACACCTACGAGAAGATTCATAGTCATGCTGGAGTGAGATACGACCTCTTCAAGGGCGGGGCGGAAGAGGCAAGGAGACGGCTAGTGACGGATTTCTTTGGAAATGTCCAGAATGTTGAGGTGGACAGCGGAAAGGGGGAGACAAACGCCtcgtttgaggaggagatggtcaGGCTGAGCAGGACGATCGCGGAACTACACACACGAgcggaggagcaggaggctgccgagagGAATGCTACTGCCTCTGCGGCCAAGACGGggaagaagcagcaacagccaagAAAGATTCAGCGGGTTGCGAAGCCGCTGACGGATGATAACTGGTGGACCAAGAAGATTGTTGGCGCGACGGCGCTGGCTGGGTGTGCGGCgctttgggggttggggtcgtATCTTGAGGGTGTGGTATGA
- a CDS encoding hypothetical protein (COG:G; EggNog:ENOG503NV8K), with the protein MGRPPAYLFVVRHGYRLDAADKQWHLSSPAPYDPPLTYSGWQQCKNLGGRIASILQERVKVDELEARMNPDPNRKRKRYKVVLHSSPFLRCIQTSIAIGAGLAQDSTPFGPPDLDSRPPTPPPALEGRPRPPNIITDPPQKPVKIRKSVLRLDAFLGEWLSPTYFELITPPPESVMMLASAKSELLRREDYSHYPPFSGHHHSNSQGHLWSPTGRPSPASPPSDGGYDSLGSMVTLSNALPRSPSIGSQSSITSSLSTRPSTPKIELGVRGYVSPVPHYAVSNNNTIPPGYVAHAKDACVKVDYQWDSRGPPLDWGDGGSFPEEWASMHKRFRSGVQKLVNWYTTAEHPTDMVTKFAFQPVRRGSDGTDSEDDDVETEAVVIMVSHGAGCNALIGAITHQPVLMDVGMASLTMAVRKPEVHDVDTTNVNDLPPVHQLYDLKLFANSDHIRSPPTTPNPSRSPSVSVASVLNGPRGRHMSFSSTLSNFSWNDNNNSRGSSANMALNGLRRTTSNTYSSTPTTGSKLSYGINSGGGITVGSGVTSFTANKGSTFGHRPSIGLWSPISSQPEEDEDDDFLLPNFGDADRKPASSETPEQVDGAATPTPVPGTTNNLDSFNLSVSPRGTTERIPTPSFSPVTTPKAESSEQLGDGPGGLWGGNGPRPPEDADRLRDTSCTKRRWTVTERS; encoded by the exons ATGGGGCGCCCACCGGCGTACCTGTTCGTGGTGAG ACACGGGTACCGGCTAGATGCTGCCGACAAGCAGTGGCATCTCTCATCGCCGGCTCCTTACGACCCACCTCTCACTTACAGCGGTTGGCAGCAATGCAAGAATCTGGGTGGCCGAATTGCCTCGATTCTTCAGGAAAGAGTAAAGGTAGACGAGCTTGAGGCGAGGATGAACCCAGATCCAAACAGGAAGCGAAAACGATACAAGGTGGTCTTGCACAGTTCGCCGTTTCTTCGATGCATCCAGACTTCAATCGCTATCGGCGCGGGACTGGCACAGGACTCGACCCCCTTTGGACCTCCCGATCTGGACTCGCGGCcgcccactccccctcccgcacTCGAGGGACGACCACGGCCACCAAATATCATTACTGACCCGCCACAGAAACCTGTCAAAATTCGAAAGTCTGTTTTACGACTGGACGCATTCCTTGGAGAATGGCTTTCGCCCACCTACTTCGAACTCAtcaccccaccccccgagTCTGTTATGATGCTTGCTTCTGCCAAGTCAGAGCTCCTTAGACGGGAAGACTATAGTCACTACCCACCCTTCAGTGGCCATCACCATTCCAATTCCCAAGGTCACCTCTGGAGTCCGACAGGTCGACCAAGCCCGGCTTCACCACCTAGTGACGGAGGATATGATAGCCTTGGGAGCATGGTTACCCTGAGTAACGCTTTGCCTAGGAGTCCCAGCATCGGCAGTCAGAGTAGCATAACGAGCAGCCTGAGCACGAGACCCTCTACTCCTAAAATCGAGCTCGGCGTCCGCGGATACGTGTCGCCGGTGCCACACTACGCTGTTAGCAACAACAATACTATCCCACCAGGCTATGTGGCTCATGCCAAGGATGCGTGTGTAAAGGTTGACTACCAATGGGACTCCAGAGGACCCCCTCTGGActggggtgatggtggaagcTTCCCGGAGGAGTGGGCCAGCATGCACAAGAGGTTCCGCAGTGGCGTCCAGAAGCTGGTTAACTGGTATACGACGGCGGAACATCCCACAGATATGGTGACGAAGTTTGCTTTTCAGCCTGTTAGGAGAGGATCGGATGGCACCGACtctgaagatgatgatgtcgagacGGAGGCGGTTGTCATCATGGTGTCTCATGGTGCCGGCTGCAATGCTTTGATCGGGGCGATTACTCATCAGCCTGTGCTCATGGACGTCGGCATGGCCTCCTTGACCATGGCTGTACGGAAGCCCGAGGTTCATGATGTGGACACTACCAACGTCAACGACCTGCCGCCTGTACATCAGTTGTATGACCTCAAGTTGTTTGCGAACAGTGATCACATTAGATCGCCGCCTACAACACCCAACCCTTCCCGATCTCCCTCGGTCTCGGTGGCCAGTGTTTTGAACGGTCCTCGAGGGCGGCACATGTCGTTTTCTTCAACCTTGAGCAACTTTTCCTggaacgacaacaacaactcccGTGGGTCGTCGGCAAATATGGCTCTGAATGGGCTTAGAAGGACCACTTCGAACACATACAGCAGCACACCAACAACTGGCAGCAAGCTCTCTTATGGTATCAACAGCGGAGGAGGCATTACTGTTGGGAGTGGCGTCACTTCTTTCACGGCAAACAAGGGGTCGACCTTTGGGCATAGGCCGTCGATCGGTCTCTGGTCTCCAATCTCTTCTCAGCCggaagaggacgaagacgacgattTCTTGTTGCCCAACTTTGGCGATGCGGACCGGAAGCCAGCTTCGTCCGAGACGCCAGAGCAGGTGGATGGTGCAGCAACCCCTACCCCTGTTCCTGGCACTACCAACAACCTGGATTCGTTCAACCTCTCTGTTAGTCCTAGAGGGACTACCGAAAGGATCCCCACCCCGTCATTTTCTCCCGTCACGACTCCCAAGGCGGAATCGTCGGAGCAGCTCGGGGATGGGCCTGGCGGGCTGTGGGGTGGCAACGGACCCAGGCCCCCTGAGGATGCAGATCGGTTGAGAGATACCAGCTGTACAAAGAGACGGTGGACTGTCACTGAGCGGAGTTGA
- a CDS encoding hypothetical protein (COG:S; EggNog:ENOG503PABQ), whose protein sequence is MGQDLGIDLRKELGLRGGSNGNDGSSTAGLIESFPPPPPPAKEPHHMMAKKKPSQSSLNSTSPTEPPNRPLPPRPVSKLGGGLSRSTTNASGFTAITPLPPPSLPPPSVPPPSVPAPNRPPPPKPLPLSVRPQVPLGMNPPTRPGTSTTAKTTTSAATAMELPPVSTTDSKPRMSWTSTAASSLNVRRRIKYGQGKYSSVELVPQPSDDPDDPLNWPTWRKEVNFWSLMLMVAMTGVTKTIFVTVNAQVSQLYGVSYTAAAALTGVPLILSAITGLGCLIAARMVGKRPFYLGSLISFFIGTVWSTNVGFEGAYGQCMAARVFQGLGWGAWDALVLGSIQDTFFEHERNIKITIHAITTTATLWFPPILGGVASQSSAGFTLQFTILSSFFALAIPAIALGCPETVFDRAYTLSAAASAAPTPGTGLSGLGLTGTGRYKTSLPLAPYRLLSWETACTYLAKLHPYTYSTPISPSLLLQAPRAMLAPTTLLLFLVSFLPISALWSFSSSLSLIFHPLPLSLPPSSIGLFFFGPFLLSLIPVITFNYFYRKYSTIFTSTPKTHLFVTALGLVLSFIGILTFSLHISSSLTPNPDSLMATGAKVNLPAVGFVFGLLAMGAATLEHGLQRVTIGESTAFTSRNLGVKMRNEVDMGFGVEFYRKVMMGVFVMGTQTGNWVVFEGLRDWGLGWGLRWWFWGWVGDGVVGGVGG, encoded by the exons atggggCAGGACCTTGGGATAGACCTGAGGAAGGAGCTGGGGCTCAGAGGGGGGAGTAATGGGAACGATGGGAGCAGCACAGCGGGATTGATCGAGTCgtttccaccaccgcctcctccagcaaagGAACCGCATCATatgatggccaagaagaagccatcaCAGTCATCGTTGAACTCGACTAGTCCGACGGAGCCGCCAAATCGCCCATTACCACCGAGGCCGGTATCaaagttgggaggggggttatcGAGGAGTACGACGAATGCGAGTGGGTTCACTGCCATCACACCATTACCACCTCCTAGCTTGCCTCCACCGAGTGTACCGCCACCAAGCGTGCCGGCACCAAAtcgaccacctccaccgAAGCCATTACCTTTGAGTGTTAGGCCACAGGTGCCGTTGGGTATGAATCCGCCCACCAGACCAGGGACATCAACTACGGCGAAGACGACGACATCAGCAGCGACCGCAATGGAGCTTCCACCTGTTTCAACGACAGACTCAAAACCGAGAATGTCATGGACTTCGACGGCGGCGTCATCGTTGAATGTGCGGCGGAGGATAAAGTACGGGCAGGGAAAGTATAGCAGTGTGGAATTGGTCCCTCAGCCGAGTGATGACCCGGATGATCCATTG AACTGGCCCACATGGCGCAAAGAAGTTAACTTTTGGTCACTCATGTTGATGGTTGCCATGACAGGGGTGACAAAGACGATATTTGTGACGGTTAATGCTCAAGTCTCCCAATTATATGGCGTGTCGTATACGGCTGCGGCCGCGTTGACCGGTGTGCCGCTGATTTTGTCGGCCATTACAGGGCTGGGGTGTTTAATTGCAGCGAGGATGGTTGGGAAGAGGCCGTTTTATCTGGGGTCGCTGATCTCGTTTTTCATCGGGACGGTGTGGAGCACCAATGTTGGTTTTGAGGGTGCGTATGGGCAGTGTATGGCTGCGAGGGTGTTTCAggggctgggctggggagcGTGGGATGcgctggtgttggggagtaTTCAGGATACGTTCTTT GAACACGAACGCAACATCAAGATCACCATACACGCCATCACTACCACGGCCACCCTCTGgttcccccccatcctcggcGGCGTCGCCTCTCAATCCTCCGCCGGCTTCACTCTGCAAttcaccatcctcagcaGCTTCTTCGCCCTCGCTATCCCGGCCATCGCCTTGGGCTGCCCAGAAACAGTTTTCGACCGAGCATACACCctctctgccgccgcctccgccgctcCCACACCAGGGACCGGCCTTTCCGGCCTTGGCCTCACCGGCACAGGCAGATACAAAACCTCCCTCCCGCTCGCGCCCTATAGGCTCCTCTCCTGGGAAACAGCCTGTACCTACCTCGCCAAACTCCATCCCTACACTTATTCCACCCCtatttccccctccctcctcctccaagcccccAGAGCAATGCTcgcacccaccaccctcctcctcttcctcgtctccttcctccccatctccgcCCTCTGGTCTTTTTCgtcttccctctccctcatcttccaccctctccccttaagcctccccccctcctccatcggcCTGTTCTTCTTTGGTCCGTTTCtgctctccctcatcccaGTCATAACctttaattatttttacCGGAAGTACTCCACaatcttcacctccacccccaaaacccacctGTTCGTCACTGCGCTAGGGTTAGTCCTCTCGTTTATCGGAATTTTGaccttctccctccacaTCAGCAGCTCGCTCACTCCCAATCCCGATTCTCTCATGGCAACAGGCGCGAAAGTCAACCTCCCGGCGGTGGGGTTCGTCTTTGGACTTTTGGCAATGGGGGCTGCGACGCTGGAGCACGGGCTTCAGAGAGTGACGATTGGGGAGTCGACTGCTTTCACGAGCAGGAACTTGGGTGTCAAGATGAGGAATGAAGTTGAtatggggtttggggtggagTTTTACCGCAAGGTTATGATGGGTGTTTTTGTCATGGGGACGCAGACGGGGAACTGGGTTGTGtttgaggggttgagggattggggcttgggttgggggttgcggtggtggttttgggggtgggttggcgacggggtggtgggtggtgtggggGGATGA